A portion of the Pedobacter cryoconitis genome contains these proteins:
- a CDS encoding YbaB/EbfC family nucleoid-associated protein, with amino-acid sequence MFDKLMAAQQMAEEIKKRLDTVYVHAEVESGAIKVTSTANKTITAIEIDEEFFKQADKEEIEELLLTAINKVLQQAETVNATEMQAATQDMLGGLGGMFGQ; translated from the coding sequence ATGTTCGATAAATTAATGGCTGCTCAGCAAATGGCTGAAGAAATAAAAAAACGTTTAGACACTGTTTACGTTCATGCAGAAGTTGAAAGTGGTGCAATTAAAGTTACTTCAACAGCAAATAAAACAATCACAGCGATAGAAATCGATGAAGAATTCTTTAAACAAGCTGACAAAGAAGAAATTGAAGAACTACTATTAACGGCCATCAATAAAGTGCTGCAACAAGCTGAAACTGTTAATGCGACCGAAATGCAAGCGGCTACCCAGGATATGCTTGGTGGTTTAGGCGGAATGTTCGGTCAATAA
- a CDS encoding metal-dependent hydrolase, translated as MKYTYYGQSCFLLEADGKKFLFDPFITHNALASAVDISKIEADYILVSHGHGDHVADLALLGKQTGAVIIAMPEVAAWAEKQGLTNIHQMNYGSAKFDFGKVRMVWATHSSSMPDGSYGGNPAGFVLETGGKTIYYAGDTSLNLDMKILAELYSLDYAILPIGGNYTMDVDDALIATKYINCSKVIGVHYNTFPAIEIDTKDAVEKFEREGKVLLLPEIGETIQL; from the coding sequence ATGAAATACACTTATTACGGACAATCCTGCTTCCTTTTAGAAGCTGATGGAAAGAAGTTTCTATTTGATCCATTTATTACACATAATGCACTTGCCTCAGCTGTAGATATTTCAAAGATAGAGGCAGATTATATCCTGGTAAGTCATGGACATGGTGACCATGTGGCCGATCTTGCTCTTTTAGGGAAACAAACTGGTGCGGTAATTATTGCCATGCCTGAAGTTGCTGCATGGGCAGAAAAACAAGGCCTGACTAATATCCACCAAATGAACTATGGCTCTGCGAAATTTGACTTCGGAAAAGTACGCATGGTTTGGGCAACACATTCAAGTTCAATGCCTGATGGTAGCTATGGCGGAAATCCTGCAGGATTCGTACTGGAAACCGGAGGAAAAACGATCTATTATGCAGGTGATACTTCGCTGAATCTTGACATGAAGATTCTTGCTGAATTGTATAGTTTAGATTATGCGATCCTGCCAATTGGTGGTAACTACACGATGGATGTGGATGACGCTTTAATTGCAACTAAGTACATTAATTGCAGCAAGGTGATCGGTGTTCATTATAACACATTCCCTGCCATTGAGATTGATACGAAGGATGCAGTTGAGAAATTTGAGAGAGAAGGCAAAGTGTTATTGTTACCGGAAATAGGGGAAACAATTCAACTTTAA
- the namA gene encoding NADPH dehydrogenase NamA has protein sequence MSILLSPLTIKNITLKNRIVVSPMCQYSAEDGYANDWHLVHLGSRAVGGAALIIQEATAVSPIGRISPGDLGIWSDGHVPVLKRITSFIHQQGSVAGIQLAHAGRKASFDVPWNGGKQILEKDGGWKTVAPSAIPFHDQDEPPVALTGSDIEKIKADFKAATLRSIEAGYQVIEIHAAHGYLFHQFFSPLSNTRTDEYGGSFENRIRLLIEVVDIVREVWTTEKPLFVRISATDWAEKGWSPEDSIQLSAILKTKDVDLIDCSSGGNIHYQEIPLFPGYQVQFSDSIRKETGILTGAVGLITEAKQAEEILQEGKADLILLARELLRDAYFPLHAAFELDDEIKWPDQYVRAKPRKKS, from the coding sequence ATGTCAATTTTACTATCTCCCTTAACTATAAAAAACATCACCCTGAAAAACAGGATTGTCGTGTCCCCAATGTGCCAGTATTCCGCAGAAGATGGTTATGCTAACGATTGGCATTTAGTCCATTTAGGCAGCCGTGCAGTTGGCGGAGCTGCTTTGATCATTCAGGAAGCGACTGCTGTTTCTCCGATCGGAAGAATTTCACCAGGTGATTTGGGAATCTGGTCTGATGGCCATGTTCCAGTATTGAAACGCATCACTTCTTTTATTCATCAACAAGGCTCTGTAGCTGGTATCCAGTTGGCACATGCTGGCAGAAAAGCAAGTTTTGATGTTCCATGGAATGGTGGTAAGCAAATCCTGGAGAAAGACGGGGGCTGGAAAACTGTTGCACCCAGTGCAATCCCTTTTCATGACCAGGACGAACCTCCTGTCGCTTTAACTGGTAGTGATATTGAAAAGATAAAAGCTGATTTTAAAGCGGCAACTTTAAGGAGTATAGAAGCTGGTTATCAGGTTATAGAAATCCATGCAGCCCATGGTTATCTCTTTCATCAGTTTTTCTCTCCGCTTAGCAATACACGTACCGATGAATATGGCGGAAGTTTTGAAAACAGAATTCGTCTTTTAATAGAGGTTGTGGATATTGTGCGTGAGGTATGGACGACTGAAAAGCCCTTATTTGTTCGTATTTCTGCCACTGACTGGGCCGAAAAAGGCTGGTCTCCTGAAGATTCAATTCAACTGTCTGCTATACTGAAAACAAAAGACGTAGATCTGATTGACTGTTCATCGGGCGGAAATATCCACTATCAGGAAATCCCGCTCTTCCCTGGCTATCAGGTACAGTTTTCGGATTCAATCCGAAAAGAAACAGGCATATTAACTGGTGCAGTTGGTCTGATTACCGAAGCAAAACAGGCAGAAGAAATCCTGCAGGAAGGAAAAGCTGACCTGATTCTTTTAGCGAGAGAACTCTTAAGAGATGCTTATTTCCCACTACATGCTGCTTTTGAATTGGATGATGAAATCAAATGGCCTGATCAATATGTACGTGCTAAACCAAGAAAAAAGAGTTAA
- the polA gene encoding DNA polymerase I yields the protein MKKLFLLDGMALIYRAHFALSKSPRFTSTGINTSAVMGFANTLMEVLKKEKPSHIAVVFDTDAPTERHTDFVAYKAHRESMPEDLSAALPYIFKLIEGFNIPVITKDGFEADDIIGTLAKEAEKAGFTVFCMTPDKDFAQLVSDHIFIYKPARMGNDMEIIGVPEVLAKWEIENVLQVIDILGLWGDAVDNIPGIPGIGEKTAKLLIKQYGSMENIIANAEQLKGKQRENVIAFADQGMISKKLATIILNVPVEFDEQSLLLEEPSRELLEPLFAELEFRTLGKRVFGDGFSIGDAKANVSQQTDLFGNSVDEPVSKTKTFEQLPNLFEQPPVGKTIADTKPDYQLVDTAEKRKVLIDLLLQQESVSFDTETTGIDANRAELVGLSFCIEVGKAWYIPVSADQAEAQAVVDEFRPVLENEKIGKTGQNIKYDILVLKWYGVDIKGKLFDTMLAHYLIDPDTRHNMDVLSENYLGYTPISITTLIGPKGKNQGTMRDVPVESVVDYAAEDADVTLQLAHVFKPILKDLNAEELITNIENPLVYVLADMEKEGVRIDMETLISYSKELEVDIRRFEQSVYDKAGVVFNLASPKQLGEVLFDKLKLDPKAKKTKTGQYQTGEDVLSALAHKSDIVKDILDFRQLQKLKSTYVDALPLLVNPKTGRVHTSYNQAVAATGRLSSNNPNLQNIPIRTERGREVRKAFIARDTDHVLLSADYSQIELRIIADISKEENMLDAFSKGIDIHTATAAKVYGITIEEVDSTQRRNAKAVNFGIIYGQSAFGLSQNLGIPRKEAAEMIEQYFAQYPGIKRYMTDTMNFARENGFVETMMGRRRYLRDINSANQTVRGFAERNAINAPIQGSAADMIKIAMIHIHQDIKDQKLQSKMTMQVHDELVFDVLKSEVDAMKKIITHRMKTAIKTTVPIEIEIGEGNTWLEAH from the coding sequence ATGAAGAAACTTTTCCTGCTTGACGGTATGGCGTTGATCTACAGAGCGCATTTTGCATTAAGTAAAAGCCCTAGATTTACCTCTACCGGTATCAACACCTCCGCAGTAATGGGCTTTGCCAATACTTTAATGGAAGTCCTTAAAAAGGAAAAACCAAGTCATATTGCAGTAGTTTTTGATACAGATGCACCTACAGAAAGACATACTGATTTTGTTGCTTACAAGGCACATCGCGAAAGCATGCCAGAAGATTTATCTGCAGCTTTACCTTATATCTTTAAATTGATTGAAGGCTTTAACATCCCTGTGATTACAAAGGATGGTTTTGAAGCAGATGATATTATAGGAACATTGGCTAAAGAAGCCGAAAAAGCAGGATTTACAGTTTTCTGTATGACGCCTGATAAAGATTTTGCACAGTTGGTTTCTGATCATATATTTATTTACAAACCAGCCAGAATGGGCAATGACATGGAGATCATCGGTGTTCCTGAAGTCCTTGCGAAATGGGAAATAGAAAATGTATTACAGGTCATTGATATTCTTGGTTTATGGGGAGATGCTGTCGATAATATTCCTGGAATACCGGGAATAGGGGAGAAAACTGCAAAACTGCTGATTAAACAATATGGTTCTATGGAGAACATTATTGCCAATGCAGAACAGTTGAAGGGTAAACAGCGTGAAAACGTAATTGCATTTGCTGATCAGGGGATGATCTCTAAAAAATTAGCGACTATTATTCTGAATGTTCCTGTTGAGTTTGATGAACAATCTTTATTGTTAGAAGAACCAAGCCGGGAATTATTAGAGCCTCTTTTTGCGGAATTAGAGTTCCGTACTTTAGGTAAAAGAGTATTCGGAGACGGTTTCAGTATCGGGGACGCGAAAGCAAACGTATCACAGCAAACTGATTTATTCGGTAATTCGGTAGATGAACCAGTTAGTAAAACCAAAACCTTTGAACAATTACCTAATTTATTTGAGCAGCCTCCGGTAGGAAAAACGATTGCAGATACTAAACCTGATTATCAGCTGGTAGATACCGCAGAGAAAAGAAAAGTATTAATTGATTTACTGCTTCAGCAGGAAAGTGTCTCATTTGATACGGAAACGACCGGCATAGATGCGAACAGAGCAGAACTTGTTGGGCTTTCTTTCTGTATTGAGGTTGGAAAGGCATGGTATATTCCTGTTTCGGCAGATCAGGCAGAAGCGCAAGCAGTTGTTGATGAATTCAGACCGGTATTGGAAAATGAGAAAATAGGGAAGACCGGCCAGAACATTAAATATGATATTTTAGTGCTTAAATGGTATGGCGTAGATATCAAAGGAAAATTATTTGATACCATGCTGGCACATTACCTGATAGATCCTGATACACGTCACAATATGGATGTGCTTTCAGAAAACTACCTGGGTTACACACCAATCTCTATTACTACGCTGATTGGCCCGAAAGGAAAAAACCAGGGAACGATGAGAGATGTGCCTGTAGAAAGTGTAGTAGATTACGCAGCAGAAGATGCTGACGTTACTTTACAGCTTGCCCACGTTTTCAAGCCAATATTGAAAGATCTGAATGCAGAAGAACTAATCACCAATATCGAAAACCCACTGGTTTATGTCCTTGCGGATATGGAAAAAGAAGGGGTTAGAATTGATATGGAAACTTTGATCAGCTATTCTAAAGAGCTGGAAGTTGATATCCGCAGGTTTGAGCAAAGTGTTTATGATAAAGCGGGTGTAGTATTCAACCTGGCTTCTCCAAAACAATTGGGAGAAGTTCTTTTTGATAAACTGAAGCTGGATCCTAAAGCAAAAAAGACAAAAACAGGTCAATATCAAACCGGAGAAGATGTTTTATCCGCGCTGGCGCATAAAAGTGATATTGTAAAAGATATTCTTGATTTCCGTCAGCTGCAAAAGTTAAAATCGACTTATGTGGACGCACTTCCTTTATTGGTTAACCCCAAAACAGGCCGTGTACATACCAGTTATAACCAAGCTGTGGCGGCTACAGGAAGATTAAGTTCAAATAACCCTAATCTTCAGAACATTCCTATCCGTACAGAGCGTGGCAGGGAAGTCCGTAAGGCATTTATTGCAAGAGATACAGATCATGTACTGCTTTCGGCAGATTATTCGCAGATAGAGCTTCGTATCATTGCTGATATCAGTAAAGAAGAAAACATGCTGGATGCTTTTAGCAAAGGAATTGATATTCACACGGCAACAGCGGCCAAGGTTTACGGAATTACTATTGAGGAAGTTGATTCTACGCAGCGCCGGAACGCGAAAGCAGTAAATTTCGGTATTATTTACGGACAGTCGGCTTTTGGTTTGTCTCAGAATCTGGGTATACCGAGAAAAGAAGCTGCGGAGATGATCGAGCAGTACTTTGCACAGTATCCTGGTATCAAAAGATATATGACGGATACCATGAACTTTGCGCGTGAAAATGGCTTTGTGGAAACGATGATGGGTAGAAGAAGATATTTAAGAGATATCAATTCGGCTAATCAGACTGTTCGTGGTTTTGCAGAACGAAATGCAATTAATGCACCAATACAGGGATCAGCCGCTGATATGATCAAGATTGCAATGATTCATATTCATCAGGATATTAAAGATCAGAAGCTACAGTCTAAAATGACCATGCAAGTGCATGATGAGCTGGTGTTTGATGTGTTGAAATCTGAAGTTGATGCGATGAAGAAAATTATCACGCACCGGATGAAGACTGCCATCAAAACAACTGTACCTATCGAAATCGAAATCGGAGAAGGAAATACCTGGCTGGAAGCACACTAA
- a CDS encoding M28 family metallopeptidase yields the protein MKRLLFLLLLSFTFTSITSAQDLRAARKTINKMAAPDFWGRGYTKEGMAKAAVYLCDEFKKAGLQPMEGNDYRQNFSYPVNTFPGKMDVAINGKKLIPGKDFIIEPSSQGIHGSMKLEQKDSIYRNRAQRMFVVLKDKLTWSVAQKANDYTVIEINKKALTTKPDSITVDIDNEVIPEFITSNICGVVKGTQHPDSILMLTAHYDHLGGMGEHTFFPGANDNASGIALLLNLARYYAKNPAPYTIAFVCFAGEEPGLKGSSYFTTFPPIPLSSIKFLINVDMVGTGEKGVTVVNATILPKQFALLNKINNQQHYLSKITPRNKAANSDHYFFTEKGVPAFFIYTQGGISAYHDVDDIPATLPLTEFADLFKLFVKFNAELMK from the coding sequence ATGAAAAGACTCCTTTTCCTTCTTTTATTATCCTTTACATTTACCTCAATAACTTCTGCACAGGATTTACGCGCAGCCAGAAAAACGATAAACAAAATGGCTGCTCCCGATTTCTGGGGACGAGGCTACACCAAAGAAGGAATGGCAAAGGCCGCAGTTTACCTTTGTGATGAATTTAAAAAGGCTGGCCTGCAACCCATGGAAGGAAATGATTACAGACAGAACTTTTCTTACCCTGTGAATACTTTTCCGGGAAAAATGGACGTCGCAATCAATGGAAAAAAGCTGATCCCAGGTAAGGATTTCATTATTGAACCTTCAAGTCAGGGTATACATGGCAGTATGAAGCTGGAACAAAAAGACAGCATTTACAGGAACCGCGCACAACGGATGTTCGTTGTACTCAAAGACAAGCTCACCTGGAGTGTTGCACAAAAAGCGAATGACTATACCGTTATCGAAATCAATAAAAAAGCACTAACTACCAAACCAGACTCCATTACCGTGGACATTGACAACGAAGTTATCCCGGAATTTATAACCAGCAATATTTGTGGCGTGGTTAAAGGGACACAGCATCCCGATTCTATATTGATGCTAACCGCTCATTATGATCATTTAGGTGGCATGGGAGAGCACACATTTTTTCCGGGAGCCAATGACAATGCGAGCGGAATAGCCCTTTTATTAAATCTAGCCAGGTATTATGCTAAAAACCCTGCTCCTTATACTATAGCTTTCGTTTGTTTTGCTGGTGAAGAACCCGGACTTAAAGGCTCCTCTTATTTTACCACTTTCCCACCTATCCCGCTCTCCAGCATCAAATTCCTGATCAACGTGGATATGGTTGGAACCGGAGAAAAAGGGGTTACTGTAGTCAATGCAACTATCCTTCCGAAACAATTCGCCTTGCTGAATAAAATCAACAATCAGCAGCATTACCTCAGCAAAATTACGCCACGGAATAAAGCGGCCAACAGTGATCATTACTTCTTCACCGAAAAAGGTGTCCCAGCGTTCTTTATATACACTCAGGGTGGAATAAGTGCCTATCACGATGTGGATGACATTCCCGCAACCTTGCCCCTAACTGAATTTGCCGACTTATTTAAGCTATTTGTAAAATTTAATGCCGAATTGATGAAATGA